The nucleotide sequence CCTTCGTCAACAAGGAAGGCAGGGGTGAAATGATAAAAACACCCGGGGACCTGCAGGACCTGAGACGAAGGATATACGTCAAGGCGAAGGCTGAACCGTCTTGGCGCTTTTGGGGTCTGTACGTGCACGCGTGCAAGACGGAAACGCTCTATGAGGCGTATCGGCTGGCCAAGAAGAACAAAGGAGCCCCTGGAATTGACGGGGTAACGTTCGAGGCGATCGAGGCGTCAGGCGTGGAACAGTTCGTCGAGCAGCTCCGGAAGGAGCTTAGCGAGCGCACGTACCGCCCCCTGCGGGTTCGGAAGGTAGGAATCCCGAAGGACGGCGGCGATAAGGTCCGCGTGCTCTCGATTCCTGCTATCCGGGACCGGGTGGTCCAGGGAGCACTCAAGCTCATCCTGGAACCGATCTTCGAGGCGGACTTTCAGCCGGGGTCGTATGGCTACCGGCCCAAGAGGTCGCCGCATGGCGCGGTTCAACGTGTCTCGGATGCGATCATCCAGGGCAAGACCGATGTCATCGATCTTGATCTCCGCTGCTACTTCGACACGGTGCGACATCACATCGTGTTAGAGAAGGTGGCGAAGCGAGTGAAGGACGATGACGTGATGCACTTGCTCAAGATGATTCTGAGAGCATCTGGGAAGCGGGGAGTTCCCCAGGGCGGTGTGATTTCCCCTTTGCTCAGCAACCTGTACCTCAACGAGGTGGACAGGATGCTGGAGCGAGCAAAGGAGGTCACGCGTTATGGTCGCTGGACAGCGGTCGAGTACGCTCGGTGTGCCGACGATCTGGTGATCTTGGTGGATTCCCATCCGCGGCATCGGTGGCTTCGCGAGGCGGTGGAGCAGCGGCTTCGGGAGGAGTTGGCCAAACTGCAAGTGGAGGTAAACGAGGAGAAGAGCCGGCGGGTGGACCTGAGGAGCGGAGAGAGCTTCGGATTCCTCGGATTTGAGTTTCGCCGAGTGCGGAGTCGTGCGGGGCGGTGGATGCCGTTGCGTACGCCACTGCTGAAGAAGCGCACGGCGTTGTTGCGGAAACTCAAGGTGTGGTTCGGTCGCTACAGATCCCAGCCAACCCAGGCATTGGTCGCAGAGATCAATCCGATCCTGCGGGGCTGGGTAAACTACTTCTCGGTGGGGCACTCGAGTCGGTGCTTGTCGTTCATCCGAAACTGGGTGGAAAAGAAGATACGGCGCCACCTGGCGCGAGCCCGATTGCGTCGAGGCTTCGGCTGGAAGCGGTGGAGTAGGCAGTGGCTGCACGAGGCTC is from Gammaproteobacteria bacterium and encodes:
- the ltrA gene encoding group II intron reverse transcriptase/maturase, which codes for MIKTPGDLQDLRRRIYVKAKAEPSWRFWGLYVHACKTETLYEAYRLAKKNKGAPGIDGVTFEAIEASGVEQFVEQLRKELSERTYRPLRVRKVGIPKDGGDKVRVLSIPAIRDRVVQGALKLILEPIFEADFQPGSYGYRPKRSPHGAVQRVSDAIIQGKTDVIDLDLRCYFDTVRHHIVLEKVAKRVKDDDVMHLLKMILRASGKRGVPQGGVISPLLSNLYLNEVDRMLERAKEVTRYGRWTAVEYARCADDLVILVDSHPRHRWLREAVEQRLREELAKLQVEVNEEKSRRVDLRSGESFGFLGFEFRRVRSRAGRWMPLRTPLLKKRTALLRKLKVWFGRYRSQPTQALVAEINPILRGWVNYFSVGHSSRCLSFIRNWVEKKIRRHLARARLRRGFGWKRWSRQWLHEALGLYDDYRVRYLVSSPKVAPAGRSHNS